A single genomic interval of Pseudomonas sp. FeN3W harbors:
- a CDS encoding DUF2846 domain-containing protein, which yields MFKHFMMSAAALSFAILTGCASVPMESPEKDQAYKTFPAPPQDQAGLYIFRDSMLGGALKKTVKIDDEVIGETAANTYFYRLITPGKHTLATESEFSDNLIELDAIAGKNHYVRQSIKMGVFVGGAKLTEVSESEGQQAVAKTELAR from the coding sequence ATGTTCAAGCATTTCATGATGAGCGCCGCGGCGCTGAGCTTTGCCATTTTGACCGGCTGCGCATCGGTCCCAATGGAGTCACCCGAAAAGGACCAGGCGTACAAGACCTTCCCCGCACCGCCACAGGATCAAGCCGGCCTGTACATCTTCCGCGACTCCATGCTTGGAGGCGCTCTAAAGAAAACGGTGAAGATCGACGATGAGGTCATCGGCGAAACGGCAGCCAACACCTACTTCTACCGTCTCATCACGCCCGGAAAGCACACGCTGGCTACCGAGTCCGAGTTCAGCGACAACCTCATCGAACTGGACGCCATAGCTGGCAAGAACCATTACGTGCGTCAGTCGATCAAGATGGGCGTGTTCGTGGGTGGTGCGAAGCTGACCGAAGTATCGGAAAGCGAAGGCCAGCAAGCTGTAGCGAAAACCGAACTGGCCCGCTAA
- a CDS encoding NAD(P)H-dependent oxidoreductase: protein MTHLLHLDASARPGLAGKDEHGSHSRNLTHRFVSQWAARRAQDGIVYRDIGQNPPSFINHDWIASSFTPEERREPWMRDTLAESDQLVDELIAADVLVIGTPLYNFGMPAALKAWIDQIVRPGRTVEVDESKLPDPYVPLLADRPRHAVILSARGGIGFGPGGEMAHMNHLEPNLVTALNFIGITRIHQIAIEGQETGGEILAASVAEALRQVDTLVTELQAAIDAPPLHRRTREVAFDQA from the coding sequence ATGACGCACCTTCTGCACCTCGATGCCAGCGCCCGCCCCGGCCTTGCCGGCAAGGACGAGCACGGCTCCCACAGCCGTAACCTCACCCACCGCTTCGTCAGCCAGTGGGCGGCCCGCCGCGCGCAGGACGGCATCGTCTATCGGGATATAGGCCAGAACCCGCCTTCGTTTATCAACCATGACTGGATCGCCTCGAGCTTCACGCCGGAAGAACGCCGTGAGCCGTGGATGCGGGACACGCTGGCGGAAAGTGACCAGCTAGTCGATGAGCTGATCGCCGCCGATGTACTGGTCATCGGTACGCCGCTCTACAACTTCGGCATGCCTGCGGCGCTGAAGGCCTGGATCGACCAGATCGTGCGCCCGGGCCGGACGGTTGAGGTCGACGAAAGCAAGTTGCCCGATCCGTACGTTCCGTTGCTGGCGGACCGGCCACGGCATGCGGTCATCCTCAGCGCCCGCGGCGGCATCGGCTTTGGTCCCGGCGGGGAGATGGCGCACATGAATCACCTGGAGCCGAACCTGGTGACGGCACTCAATTTCATCGGGATCACCCGCATCCATCAGATCGCGATTGAAGGTCAGGAAACCGGTGGAGAGATATTGGCCGCCTCGGTGGCGGAGGCGCTACGCCAGGTCGATACCTTGGTCACGGAGCTGCAGGCGGCAATCGATGCGCCTCCGCTTCATAGGCGGACAAGAGAGGTAGCGTTCGATCAGGCATAA
- the gcvA gene encoding transcriptional regulator GcvA, which yields MAHRRLPSLSALRAFEAAARHESAKQAAEELSVTATAISHQIRSLEESLGVALFLRKPRKLELTDQGRELQQTLEAAFDSISGAVERLSAAPRRQAITLSTTPAIAVRWLVPWVCLLRDSHSDIDLRFHTSHEPVALDGVTADIAIRYGDGRWPGLVAEKLFDNTFVPVCSPHLGLRDIAELSKHPLIHFRAQAALSAPIHWASWQKLANVPGLDVSAGLVFSDETHAISAAIGAQGVALMSRQLIEDELREGRLVQPFGPEMEGKPFHLVYPESRRDDPTVRAVREWVMKVPGGLCEVVG from the coding sequence ATGGCGCACCGCCGGTTACCTTCGCTTTCTGCTCTACGCGCCTTCGAAGCCGCCGCCCGGCACGAGAGCGCCAAGCAGGCCGCGGAGGAGCTGTCCGTCACGGCCACGGCGATCAGCCACCAGATTCGTTCGCTGGAGGAATCCCTCGGTGTGGCGCTGTTCCTGCGTAAACCAAGAAAGCTGGAACTGACCGACCAGGGGCGCGAGCTGCAACAGACGCTGGAAGCCGCGTTCGACAGCATCAGCGGGGCGGTCGAACGCCTCAGCGCGGCGCCTCGTCGCCAGGCAATCACCCTCAGCACCACACCGGCCATCGCGGTGCGCTGGTTGGTGCCCTGGGTCTGCCTGTTGCGTGATTCCCATTCGGATATCGATCTGCGCTTCCATACCTCCCATGAGCCAGTCGCGCTGGATGGCGTCACGGCGGACATCGCCATCCGTTACGGTGACGGCCGCTGGCCGGGGCTGGTGGCGGAGAAGCTGTTCGATAACACCTTCGTCCCGGTCTGCAGCCCGCACCTCGGCTTGCGGGATATAGCCGAGCTGTCCAAACACCCTTTGATTCATTTCCGTGCGCAAGCCGCCTTGTCCGCCCCGATTCACTGGGCGTCGTGGCAGAAACTCGCCAACGTGCCAGGGCTGGATGTGAGCGCCGGGCTGGTCTTCTCCGACGAGACCCACGCCATCTCCGCTGCCATCGGCGCCCAGGGTGTGGCCCTGATGAGTCGGCAGCTGATCGAGGACGAACTGAGGGAAGGGCGGCTGGTGCAGCCGTTCGGGCCGGAGATGGAGGGCAAGCCGTTTCATCTCGTGTACCCGGAGAGCCGCCGGGATGATCCGACGGTTCGGGCGGTGAGGGAGTGGGTAATGAAGGTGCCGGGTGGGTTGTGTGAGGTGGTGGGGTGA
- a CDS encoding TfoX/Sxy family protein, whose protein sequence is MASDRDFVLYVAEQIGLGSRLTYRKMFGEYALYLDEKVVAFVCDNSLFIKHSQAAETLAPDLPQAPPYPGAKNYPVADELLDDADDLCRLVIETARLMPAPAPRKPRKRKPDAAAT, encoded by the coding sequence ATGGCGAGCGACAGAGATTTCGTGCTGTATGTGGCAGAGCAGATCGGCCTGGGAAGCAGGTTGACGTACAGGAAGATGTTCGGCGAGTACGCTCTTTATCTGGACGAAAAGGTCGTCGCGTTCGTCTGCGACAACAGCCTGTTCATCAAGCATTCGCAGGCCGCCGAAACGCTCGCCCCGGACTTGCCGCAAGCGCCGCCCTATCCCGGCGCGAAGAACTATCCGGTGGCGGACGAGCTGCTGGACGATGCCGACGACCTCTGCCGCCTGGTGATCGAAACGGCTCGCCTCATGCCGGCACCTGCGCCACGCAAGCCGAGGAAAAGAAAGCCAGATGCAGCCGCGACCTAG
- a CDS encoding ribonucleotide-diphosphate reductase subunit beta: protein MLSWDEFDEEDTTTAAPATAAAQPASQTTAKLDNEAAGSVEEARAVAADDSDAIARAKRALDDLDIQEGLNELEGESARVRVDEKRMINARADLNQLVPFKYDWAWQKYLDGCANHWMPQEVNMNADIALWKSKDGLSEDERRIVKRNLGFFSTADSLVANNLVLATYRLITNPECRQYILRQAFEEAIHTHAYQYCIESLGMDEGEIFNMYHEIPSVAKKASWGLKYTRSISDPTFNTGTPETDKQFLRNLIAYYCVLEGIFFYCGFTQILSMGRRNKMTGTAEQFQYILRDESMHLNFGIDMINQIKIENPHLWDAEMKDEATQMILQGTQLEIEYARDTMPRGVLGMNAAMMEDYLKFIANRRLTQIGLKEEYPGATNPFPWMSEIMDLKKEKNFFETRVIEYQTGGALSWD from the coding sequence ATGCTGAGCTGGGACGAATTCGACGAAGAAGACACCACCACCGCCGCGCCGGCCACCGCTGCCGCACAGCCGGCAAGCCAGACCACCGCCAAACTGGACAACGAAGCCGCCGGCTCCGTGGAAGAAGCCCGCGCCGTTGCCGCTGACGACTCCGACGCCATCGCCCGCGCCAAGCGCGCGCTGGACGACCTGGACATCCAGGAAGGCCTCAACGAACTGGAAGGCGAATCGGCCCGCGTGCGCGTTGACGAGAAGCGCATGATCAACGCCCGCGCCGACCTCAACCAGCTCGTACCCTTCAAGTACGACTGGGCCTGGCAGAAGTATCTGGATGGTTGCGCCAACCACTGGATGCCGCAGGAAGTGAACATGAACGCCGACATTGCCCTGTGGAAGAGCAAGGACGGCCTCAGCGAAGACGAGCGCCGCATCGTCAAGCGCAACCTCGGCTTCTTCTCCACCGCCGACAGCCTGGTCGCCAACAACCTCGTGCTGGCCACCTACCGCCTGATCACCAACCCCGAGTGCCGCCAGTACATCCTGCGCCAGGCCTTCGAAGAGGCGATCCACACCCACGCCTACCAGTACTGCATCGAATCGCTGGGCATGGATGAAGGCGAGATCTTCAACATGTACCACGAGATCCCGAGCGTCGCGAAAAAGGCCAGCTGGGGCCTCAAGTACACCCGCTCCATCTCCGACCCGACCTTCAACACCGGCACCCCGGAGACCGACAAACAGTTCCTGCGCAACCTCATCGCCTACTACTGCGTGCTCGAAGGCATCTTCTTCTACTGCGGCTTCACCCAGATCCTCTCCATGGGCCGCCGCAACAAGATGACCGGCACCGCCGAGCAGTTCCAGTACATCCTGCGTGACGAGTCCATGCACCTGAACTTCGGCATCGACATGATCAACCAGATCAAGATCGAAAACCCGCACCTGTGGGACGCCGAGATGAAGGACGAAGCGACCCAGATGATCCTCCAGGGCACCCAACTGGAAATCGAATACGCCCGCGACACCATGCCCCGCGGCGTCCTCGGCATGAACGCCGCGATGATGGAGGACTACCTCAAGTTCATCGCCAACCGTCGCCTGACGCAGATCGGCTTGAAGGAAGAATACCCGGGCGCTACCAACCCGTTCCCGTGGATGAGCGAGATCATGGACCTGAAGAAGGAGAAGAACTTCTTCGAGACGCGGGTGATCGAGTATCAGACTGGTGGGGCGTTGAGCTGGGATTGA
- a CDS encoding ribonucleoside-diphosphate reductase subunit alpha: protein MQNPSTRENPLSADEPDLAATAPGQLRVIKRNGAVVSYTDDKITVAITKAFLAVEGGNAAASSRIHDTVARLTEQVTATFRRRMPSGGTIHIEEIQDQVELALMRAGEQKVARDYVIYREAQAAKRKSASDSSDIAQPHPSIRVTRADGSQQPLDMGRLQTIIREACEGLAEVDGALIERETLKNLYDGVAEKDVNTALVMTARTLVEREPNYSQVTARLLMDTLRAEALGFLGVAESATHHEMADLYAKALPAYIEKGVEFELLDSKLKSYDLAKLGAALDHERDQQFTYLGLQTLYDRYFIHKNDVRFELPQIFFMRVAMGLAIEEEQKEARAIEFYNLLSSFDYMASTPTLFNAGTLRPQLSSCYLTTVPDDLGGIYDAIRDNALLSKFAGGLGNDWTPVRALGAYIKGTNGKSQGVVPFLKVVNDTAVAVNQGGKRKGAVCAYLETWHLDIEEFLELRKNTGDDRRRTHDMNTANWIPDLFMKRVFDDGQWTLFSPSDVPDLHDLTGRAFEERYEYYEELTKYGKIKLFKTLPAKDLWRKMLSMLFETGHPWLTFKDPCNLRSPQQHVGVVHSSNLCTEITLNTNKDEIAVCNLGSINLVNHIVDGKLDSAKLERTVRTAVRMLDNVIDINYYSVPQAQNANFKHRPVGLGIMGFQDALYLQHIAYGSDAAIDFADKSMEAISYYAIQASCDLADERGAYSSFDGSLWSKGILPLDSQQILIEARGQKYIDVDLSESLDWAPIRERVKKGIRNSNIMAIAPTATISNIVGVSQSIEPTYQNLYVKSNLSGEFTVINPYLVHDLKARGLWDPVMVNDLKYYDGSVQQIERIPQDLKDLYATAFEVETRWIVDAASRRQKWIDQAQSLNLYIAGASGKKLDVTYRMAWYRGLKTTYYLRALAATSTEKSTINTGKLNAVSSGGSEAANSASAAPAAEPKPAPVPLACSIDNPDCEACQ, encoded by the coding sequence CTTTCTCGCAGTGGAAGGCGGTAACGCTGCCGCTTCCTCGCGCATTCACGACACCGTCGCGCGCCTGACCGAGCAGGTCACCGCCACCTTCCGTCGTCGCATGCCCTCGGGTGGCACCATTCATATCGAAGAAATCCAGGACCAGGTCGAACTGGCCCTGATGCGCGCCGGCGAGCAGAAGGTCGCCCGAGACTACGTGATCTACCGCGAAGCCCAGGCCGCCAAGCGCAAGAGCGCCAGCGACAGCAGCGACATCGCCCAGCCGCACCCGAGCATCCGCGTCACCCGCGCCGACGGCAGCCAGCAGCCACTGGACATGGGCCGCCTGCAGACCATCATCCGCGAGGCCTGCGAAGGCCTGGCCGAAGTCGACGGCGCGTTGATCGAGCGTGAAACCCTGAAGAACCTCTACGACGGCGTGGCCGAAAAGGACGTCAATACCGCCCTGGTGATGACTGCCCGTACTCTGGTCGAGCGCGAGCCGAACTACAGCCAGGTCACCGCGCGCCTGCTGATGGACACCCTGCGTGCCGAGGCCCTGGGCTTCCTCGGCGTAGCCGAGTCCGCCACCCACCACGAGATGGCCGACCTCTACGCCAAGGCCCTGCCGGCCTACATCGAGAAAGGCGTCGAGTTCGAACTGCTCGATTCCAAGCTCAAGAGCTACGACCTGGCCAAGCTGGGCGCCGCGCTCGATCACGAGCGTGACCAGCAGTTCACCTACCTCGGCTTGCAGACCCTGTACGACCGCTACTTCATCCATAAGAACGACGTCCGCTTCGAACTGCCGCAGATCTTCTTCATGCGCGTGGCCATGGGCCTGGCCATCGAGGAAGAGCAGAAAGAAGCGCGCGCCATCGAGTTCTACAACCTGCTGTCGTCCTTCGACTACATGGCCTCGACGCCGACCCTGTTCAACGCCGGCACCCTGCGTCCGCAGCTGTCCTCCTGCTACCTGACCACCGTGCCGGACGACCTGGGCGGCATCTACGACGCCATCCGCGATAACGCCCTGCTCTCTAAATTCGCCGGCGGCCTGGGCAACGACTGGACCCCGGTGCGCGCACTGGGCGCCTACATCAAGGGCACCAACGGCAAATCCCAGGGCGTCGTGCCTTTCCTGAAAGTGGTCAATGACACCGCCGTTGCGGTCAACCAGGGCGGCAAGCGCAAGGGCGCGGTCTGCGCGTACCTGGAAACCTGGCACCTGGACATCGAGGAATTCCTCGAGCTGCGCAAGAACACCGGTGACGACCGTCGCCGTACCCACGACATGAACACCGCCAACTGGATTCCGGACCTGTTCATGAAGCGCGTCTTCGACGACGGCCAGTGGACCCTGTTCTCCCCCTCCGACGTACCGGACCTGCACGACCTCACCGGCCGCGCCTTCGAGGAGCGTTACGAGTACTACGAGGAGCTGACCAAGTACGGCAAGATCAAGCTGTTCAAGACCCTGCCGGCCAAGGACCTGTGGCGCAAGATGCTCTCGATGCTGTTCGAGACCGGCCACCCGTGGCTGACCTTCAAGGACCCGTGCAACCTGCGCAGCCCGCAGCAGCACGTCGGCGTGGTGCACAGCTCCAACCTGTGCACCGAGATCACCCTGAACACCAACAAGGACGAGATCGCCGTCTGCAACCTGGGCTCGATCAACCTGGTCAACCACATCGTCGACGGCAAGCTGGATTCGGCCAAGCTGGAGCGCACCGTGCGCACCGCTGTGCGCATGCTCGATAACGTCATCGACATCAACTACTACAGCGTGCCGCAGGCGCAGAACGCCAACTTCAAGCACCGCCCGGTGGGCCTGGGCATCATGGGCTTCCAGGATGCCCTGTACCTGCAGCACATCGCCTACGGCTCCGATGCCGCCATCGACTTCGCCGACAAGTCCATGGAAGCCATCAGCTACTACGCCATCCAGGCCTCCTGTGACCTGGCCGACGAGCGTGGCGCCTACTCCAGCTTCGACGGCTCGCTGTGGTCCAAGGGCATCCTGCCGCTGGATTCCCAGCAGATCCTCATCGAGGCCCGTGGCCAGAAGTACATCGACGTCGACCTGTCCGAATCCCTGGACTGGGCGCCGATCCGCGAGCGCGTGAAGAAAGGCATCCGCAACTCGAACATCATGGCCATCGCGCCGACCGCGACCATCTCCAACATCGTTGGCGTGTCGCAGTCCATCGAGCCGACGTACCAGAACCTGTACGTCAAATCGAACCTGTCCGGCGAGTTCACCGTGATCAACCCGTACCTGGTCCACGACCTCAAGGCCCGCGGCCTGTGGGACCCGGTCATGGTCAACGACCTCAAGTACTACGACGGCTCCGTACAGCAGATCGAGCGCATCCCGCAGGATCTGAAGGACCTGTACGCCACCGCCTTCGAAGTGGAAACCCGCTGGATCGTCGATGCCGCCAGCCGCCGCCAGAAGTGGATCGACCAGGCACAGTCGCTGAACCTGTACATCGCCGGCGCCTCGGGCAAGAAGCTCGACGTGACCTACCGCATGGCCTGGTACCGTGGCCTGAAGACCACCTACTACCTCCGTGCCCTGGCCGCGACCAGCACCGAGAAGTCCACCATCAACACCGGCAAGCTGAACGCCGTGTCCAGTGGTGGCAGCGAGGCGGCGAACTCCGCCAGCGCCGCGCCGGCTGCAGAGCCGAAGCCGGCTCCGGTGCCGCTGGCGTGTTCCATCGATAACCCAGACTGCGAAGCCTGTCAGTAA
- a CDS encoding IS3 family transposase (programmed frameshift) produces the protein MSNQRYPEEFKIEAVKQVTERGLRVADVAERLGVSAHSLYAWVKRYSKPQAQRQQVDDQQAELRRLRAELKRVTEERDIPKKGRRVLCQGVRLKYAVISKLSVEYPVRRLCQTLQVHPSGYYAWLAEPKSAREKEDQRLLGLIKHAWLESGGVYGYRKIHDDLRELGESCGRHRVARLMRVEGLRSQTGYRRRPGYYGGKPTVASPNRLERQFKVSEPNKVWVTDITYIRTYEGWLYLAVVLDLFSRQVIGWSMKPRMCSDLAIDALLMAVWRRKPRQEVMIHSDQGSQFSSSDWQSFLKANNLISSMSRRGNCHDNAVAESFFQLLKRERIRRKTYGTREEARSDVFDYIEMFYNPKRRHSSAMQLSPVEFEKRYFQSLESV, from the exons ATGAGCAACCAGCGTTACCCCGAAGAATTCAAGATCGAAGCGGTCAAGCAAGTCACCGAGCGCGGTTTGCGCGTTGCCGATGTGGCGGAGCGTCTAGGCGTGTCCGCGCACAGCCTGTACGCCTGGGTAAAGCGCTACAGCAAGCCCCAAGCACAGCGGCAGCAGGTAGATGATCAACAGGCCGAGCTGCGTCGCTTGCGCGCGGAACTCAAGCGGGTGACCGAAGAGCGAGACATCC CTAAAAAAGGCCGCCGCGTACTTTGCCAAGGAGTCCGGCTGAAGTACGCCGTCATCAGCAAGCTGTCGGTGGAGTACCCGGTACGGCGTCTCTGCCAGACCCTACAGGTACATCCCAGCGGTTACTACGCCTGGCTGGCCGAGCCGAAATCCGCACGCGAGAAGGAAGATCAGCGCCTGCTCGGATTGATCAAGCATGCCTGGCTGGAAAGCGGCGGGGTCTACGGCTACCGCAAGATCCACGACGACCTGCGTGAGCTGGGCGAGTCCTGTGGCCGGCACCGCGTGGCTCGCCTGATGCGGGTGGAGGGGCTGCGTTCGCAGACCGGTTATCGTCGGCGCCCCGGCTATTACGGCGGTAAGCCGACGGTGGCTTCGCCCAACCGCCTGGAGCGGCAGTTCAAGGTCAGCGAGCCGAACAAGGTCTGGGTCACCGACATCACCTACATCCGCACCTATGAGGGCTGGTTGTACTTGGCGGTGGTGCTGGATCTGTTTTCGCGCCAGGTGATCGGCTGGTCGATGAAACCACGGATGTGCAGCGACCTGGCCATCGATGCGTTGTTGATGGCGGTCTGGCGGCGCAAGCCCAGGCAGGAGGTGATGATCCACTCCGACCAGGGCAGCCAGTTCAGCAGCTCGGACTGGCAGAGCTTCCTAAAGGCCAACAACCTAATCAGCAGCATGAGTCGACGCGGTAACTGTCACGACAACGCGGTCGCGGAAAGCTTTTTCCAGTTGCTGAAGCGGGAGCGCATCCGACGGAAAACCTACGGCACTCGCGAAGAAGCCCGCAGTGATGTGTTCGATTACATCGAGATGTTCTATAACCCCAAGCGCCGGCACAGCAGCGCTATGCAGCTGTCGCCAGTGGAGTTTGAAAAGCGTTATTTCCAGAGCTTGGAGAGTGTCTAG
- a CDS encoding HAMP domain-containing sensor histidine kinase → MAFVLEEGKSSEKTERLAGFDVGRTDKAVKDLEKRASQAVRKISQHYSGPEHVLQQVKDSFAELKDAYSRAVDKLGVVENERERMTHLAGIGLTVELVAHELARVTEFTQKTLRDVPEKEISQELKGVFDVLESQLKSIQKRLAILEPLSVSARQRRAMKDVGDIINFVLTAHDSQFKRHNVRLSLDLGRSPVKAFVIEGLVVQILENLISNSVYWLKAYSEEHESFQPEINIVLTGSPPMITYQDNGPGIPISRREVVFQPFFSTKGTIERHGLGLYIARDCAEMMGGTLTLCDEPVVQEGRLNTFVLELAEEAK, encoded by the coding sequence ATGGCTTTCGTCTTAGAAGAGGGAAAGTCTAGTGAAAAAACGGAACGCTTGGCGGGGTTCGATGTAGGCCGAACGGACAAAGCAGTGAAAGATCTCGAAAAGAGAGCGAGCCAGGCCGTTCGAAAGATATCGCAGCACTACAGCGGGCCAGAACATGTTTTACAGCAGGTCAAGGATTCATTCGCAGAGCTGAAAGATGCATACAGCCGGGCCGTAGATAAATTGGGCGTGGTTGAAAATGAACGCGAACGAATGACGCACTTGGCAGGCATCGGCCTAACTGTTGAGCTGGTTGCTCATGAGTTGGCTAGGGTCACCGAATTTACGCAAAAAACACTGAGAGATGTGCCGGAAAAGGAAATTAGCCAAGAGCTAAAGGGGGTCTTCGATGTCTTGGAATCTCAGCTGAAAAGTATCCAGAAGCGCTTAGCTATTCTCGAGCCTCTCAGTGTGTCTGCTCGACAGCGCAGGGCTATGAAAGATGTTGGTGATATTATTAATTTTGTCTTGACGGCACATGACTCACAGTTCAAGCGGCATAATGTAAGGCTAAGTTTGGATCTTGGTCGCAGCCCGGTGAAAGCGTTTGTGATAGAAGGGCTAGTCGTACAGATACTTGAGAATTTAATCTCTAACTCGGTTTATTGGCTTAAAGCTTACTCTGAGGAACATGAGAGTTTTCAGCCTGAAATAAATATTGTATTGACCGGTAGTCCTCCGATGATTACTTATCAAGATAATGGCCCTGGTATTCCAATTTCCCGGAGAGAGGTTGTGTTCCAACCATTTTTCTCCACAAAGGGAACTATTGAGCGCCATGGGTTGGGGCTTTACATCGCTCGAGATTGCGCGGAGATGATGGGGGGCACTCTGACTCTGTGTGATGAGCCGGTGGTGCAAGAAGGTCGTCTGAATACGTTTGTGTTGGAGTTGGCAGAGGAAGCCAAATAA
- a CDS encoding ATP-binding protein has translation MSFKITARTILQLGAELISSDAVALYELIKNAIDARSSNGVDIKFSIVMLLSKYEECLAYIGEGNDIDACRSFIYENLQADAEREDLDSFRSLIRAARNCDELRDALVHAYRAINRIVVTDTGHGMSKSDLEDIYLTIGTSSRAKDVNAQLKDGGKGESIYLGEKGVGRLSVMRLGRRLSVQTAKVDEKNYNILDIDWREFEAAYDKSHDSVVITVKQGEAKPLGQSGTKIIISDLTSVWTTSVLEENIRGQIARLTDPFVVGKKRRFPIRFEYNGSDISYAAKIEQLLLDNAHAICKATYKIIDGKAQLKVDIVENIYNGSAYSDTHDELDLKVMVGLEKLGYPLSTLRKVGDFEFQLYWYNRQKIKGIPDLGNRAEILKLIEQWVGVMLFRDGYRVLPYGDEGDDWLGLNRKALSASGLNRPGFPRHSPSSGNNAFQTPLATAA, from the coding sequence ATGTCATTCAAAATAACTGCGAGAACCATCTTACAGTTGGGGGCTGAGCTTATTTCCTCCGACGCGGTGGCGTTGTATGAGTTAATAAAAAATGCCATCGATGCTAGGTCCAGTAATGGCGTAGATATAAAGTTTTCAATCGTAATGCTCTTGTCTAAGTATGAGGAGTGCTTGGCTTACATTGGCGAGGGTAATGATATTGATGCTTGCAGGTCATTCATCTATGAGAATTTACAAGCCGATGCTGAGCGAGAGGACCTTGATAGCTTCAGGAGTCTAATCAGGGCTGCGCGCAATTGTGATGAGCTGCGCGATGCATTAGTTCATGCCTACCGGGCAATAAACAGAATAGTGGTTACGGATACTGGTCATGGCATGTCTAAGTCTGATCTTGAAGATATCTATCTCACTATAGGAACCTCCAGCAGGGCCAAGGATGTCAATGCGCAATTAAAAGATGGTGGGAAGGGGGAGTCAATATATCTGGGTGAGAAGGGTGTAGGGCGACTGTCTGTTATGCGTTTGGGGCGGCGACTCAGCGTACAAACAGCCAAAGTGGATGAGAAGAATTACAACATTTTAGATATTGATTGGCGCGAATTTGAAGCAGCCTATGACAAGTCTCATGATTCGGTTGTAATTACGGTAAAGCAGGGTGAGGCTAAGCCTTTAGGTCAGTCAGGAACGAAAATTATTATATCTGATTTAACTAGCGTATGGACAACTAGCGTTTTGGAGGAAAACATACGCGGACAGATAGCAAGACTGACTGATCCTTTCGTTGTAGGTAAAAAAAGGCGTTTCCCGATCCGCTTCGAGTACAACGGATCTGATATTTCATACGCTGCGAAAATTGAGCAGCTACTGCTGGATAATGCTCACGCGATCTGTAAAGCGACCTATAAGATTATTGATGGGAAGGCGCAGCTCAAAGTCGATATTGTTGAAAATATTTATAATGGTAGTGCTTACTCGGATACGCATGACGAGTTAGACCTCAAGGTTATGGTGGGATTGGAAAAGCTCGGTTATCCGCTCTCTACTTTACGGAAGGTGGGGGATTTTGAGTTTCAATTGTATTGGTATAACCGGCAAAAAATTAAAGGTATACCAGACCTGGGAAATCGGGCCGAAATCCTTAAGCTCATTGAGCAATGGGTTGGTGTGATGCTGTTTCGCGATGGTTATCGCGTATTGCCGTATGGCGATGAAGGCGATGATTGGCTTGGCCTTAATCGTAAAGCACTATCGGCAAGTGGTTTGAATCGCCCCGGCTTTCCTAGACACTCTCCAAGCTCTGGAAATAACGCTTTTCAAACTCCACTGGCGACAGCTGCATAG
- a CDS encoding GNAT family N-acetyltransferase, with translation MFTLTHLDTPPPESLKSQVLQMVVDYLGDISPVSLQPNNPLYQLYQYVVGFEVHRYLDSMDGAQAGKPELIMALDADDPAVLLGFALYLPFVDDPDACALVYLAVQAEHRRLGIGRAMVDAMVARYPHAEVACVASKVPYFQKLGFQPLAARGPQVVMNTRNEASNGAVAVQDLEPIFQSKEVRQIYSYLAQQNGRKAMSEAEKQRDRLLDQLARQAQDVVQQSTVRRLH, from the coding sequence ATGTTCACCCTCACCCACCTCGACACCCCGCCGCCGGAATCGCTGAAAAGCCAGGTGCTGCAGATGGTGGTGGATTACCTCGGCGACATCAGCCCGGTCTCGCTGCAGCCCAACAACCCGCTGTATCAGCTGTACCAGTACGTGGTGGGTTTCGAGGTGCATCGCTATCTCGACAGCATGGACGGCGCGCAGGCCGGCAAGCCGGAGCTGATAATGGCGCTGGATGCCGACGACCCGGCGGTCCTGCTCGGCTTCGCGCTGTACCTGCCCTTCGTGGATGATCCCGACGCCTGTGCGCTGGTTTATCTGGCGGTGCAGGCCGAGCATCGCCGGCTCGGCATCGGACGAGCCATGGTCGACGCGATGGTGGCGCGCTATCCCCATGCCGAAGTGGCCTGCGTAGCGAGCAAGGTGCCCTATTTCCAGAAGCTCGGTTTTCAGCCACTGGCGGCGCGCGGCCCGCAGGTGGTGATGAATACCCGTAACGAGGCTTCGAACGGTGCGGTGGCGGTGCAGGATCTGGAGCCGATCTTCCAGTCCAAGGAAGTCCGGCAGATCTACAGCTACTTGGCGCAGCAAAACGGCCGCAAGGCCATGAGCGAGGCGGAGAAACAGCGCGACCGCCTGCTCGATCAGCTGGCGCGTCAGGCACAGGACGTGGTGCAGCAGTCGACGGTGCGACGCCTGCACTAA